In the genome of Primulina tabacum isolate GXHZ01 chromosome 13, ASM2559414v2, whole genome shotgun sequence, the window AAAAATCTCACTAAAACCCTTAGTCAAATGGCGATGAGAGCGGCGGCCACTACGACGGCGACGGCGACCTCCGCTGCCACCAGAGGCAGTGGTTTGAGGGCGATGTTCTCGTCTCTTTCGAGTTTTCCGTTCAACATACCACAAACTAATGTCGAGAAGCCGCCTCCTGCGGAACCTTCTACGAATCTCTTTGTTTCTGGTACGCGTCCCTCTTTTTCTCCTAACAACCTTCATTTCTTCAATCATTTCCTTATTTCTTTTGGGGTTTGTAATGATCTGTTTGTTCTTTCGTGTGCTTGCAATCCTTTTAagttcattattccatttctgTGGAAAATTATAGACTATGGCAGATTCGTTTACTTATTTTTCAAATTACCAATTAGTTTATTCGAAAACTTAGTAAATTACTAGTGAGTAGTAATCGACTGGCTTGTAGCTTTGTAATGACTGCGTATTCATCAATCATTGTccttttgttatatttttaagCTACTTTAAAaggattatatatattttcgtaAAAAAATCATACCTTTTTACATTTCTGCTCTCTGTTTATTGTACCCTGTTGTCCATGCTTAGTTCTCTGTTAAACTAATTGTTCATTTTTATTCTGTAACACCTGGTAGCATTCATTTTATTGGTTTTTAATGCTGATGTGTTCATTATTTGATCATTCATGTGTCACCATGTGGTTTTGTGAGTTTCTCTACGAGAAATGTTTGATGACACATGTTTTAAAATCTTTGTATGTTGCTCCATTTTGTTTCTTTATTCATCTGTTATTCACTTATTATCTATTTTTTCCTGGAGGGGTTCTTCCCTAAACCAACTTGTCTATATGTTGACATTATATCAGGCTATCGGTCATCTATTATATTCTCAAAATATATCACTCAGATTTGTAGGATAATCTCATAAGCTAGTTCCCTTCCTTCTTTTGTGtggttttgttatttttaaCAGCTAAGTTCTTGTGTGCGTGGTGCAATGGAATTGTTTAACAAGTATAGAAAACTGTTGTCGGTGATGGAAACATAAAATTTCTAGGACTGGCCTCCATTTTTGTTCTCAGGAGAAGCAGAAAACTATTGTCATTGATACAGCATCATTCATTTTTGTTCTTTTTCTGTGTGTTATATGTCCATTACTTGTTCGTTGTTGGAGGGTTATGCCATGTGGTATATGAAACAGTATAATCAAGTGTTTTTTTCTGGTTTTCTGTCACTCCTTGCATACCACTACTCATGATTTTCAGTATCCATTCTTCACAGTGATTATATTTGAGGAGATGCGTTATTTAGATACAGTCTATTCGGAATGTATTTTCCGTCAGAGTGGTGGATTGGAATATCTTGTAACGGCTGTATATTACAGTTTGTTGCTGTCAATTCTGAATTTTGACTTTACAGAAGAATTACcaaactttaaatttaaattggaAATACTTTTTTCTGTTTCCAGTTTTGCCCTCATTTAGAATGATTTTAGTTTCTTTAGTAATTTGTTTTCCTTGTTAAAAAACAATTTGTCGTACTTAGACATAGTTGTGCAGTTCAATGTAAATTTCAAGTGTGTTCTTTCTTATTGGAACTGCTACTCGAATGACTAAACTTGGATCCTTGGAAAATTATGGTTGGCATGTCTTGTTGGATATGACTGAAttgtttggtttttttttttttggctgattTAACTCATCATAAAAGTTTTCCATGGTGCTGTTCTGTCTTACCGTGCTTGACTTCATTGAACTTTCTTTGATATGATGTTCAGGGCTTAGCAAACGTACAACAACAGAAGGTCTGCGGACTGCCTTTGCTAAGTTTGGTGAAGTGGTCCACGGtatgttatttttgtttaaaaatgcAGTGGGGCTGGATAGGTTAACTATTGGTAACCTCTCAAGCACTTGTTTTTTTCCCTCTTTTCAGCTAAAGTGGTTACTGATCGGGTCTCTGGCTATTCAAAGGGCTATGGTTTTGTAAACTATGCATCATTAGAAGATGCTGCTTCAGGGATTAAGGGCATGGATGGCCAGGTGATTAAGTGTTTTACAGAATATCTGTTCGAGGATAATTATAGTTCATAAATGGTAGCTGAATGCAACATACATGGGATTTGCTGAGAAAATTAGAGGCTGCCTTCTGCCTGATTCTTATGCACGCGTTCTTTCTTGCTACTTCAAAAATCATAACTTGCTGCTTGACCCATGCTATATATGCATCTGACCAAGGCTCTATAACCAGATTCAAAACAAGCGGTTCCGGTTTCAAAACCAACAATTTTAGTTGTAACTGAAAGTGGGATTTAATCCAAATATTGTAAAGACGGCTTGGTCCAGCACCCAAAACTTCTGGTTTCGCCTTAGTTTTGGTTGGGACTGGTTTTGAACGAAGCTTGCTTATATAACGTAATgttgagagaaaaaaaattgacgAGCTTTCGATTTCGTACGAGAAAAATCCTAACTAAGTATAATCATCCCATGGTTATGTTAcgaatatcataattttttcttttaaaaaaagaaaagaaataaaatttaatctggaatataatgtttatgaatggaataatatacatatatatatataaattaagttatttaGGAGTTTTCGGTACCTTAGGAATTTATGACGAGTTTATAGTTCGGTTCCATACAATTATAGTTTCAgttttgatttttgtttctaGGAACTGTAATCGAACTGTAAGTACTTAGTTTGATCAAACAGAAACCAAAGAGTGGTTATAGTTCCAGAACTTCGGTCTGGTATAGCTGTGAAGCTCTTTCAAGTTTTTGTCTCTTCTAGAGTTTTCACTTCGCAAAATGGAAAACTGGAGGTAGAAACAATGTGAATGAAAGGACCTTAGTGAAGCACTGAAGTTGGTAAAGTGAGGGGGTCATTGTGTTCTATTTCTGGACAATGCATGAAAAGAGTTGATGTTCTATTATATCAGTATCATATCACATGGGTCAATGCTGCTTTTCTGCCCAGATCTCCTTGCCTTTGTATGCTTACAAGCATTTTAAGATTAACGGCAAAGTtagtttacaaaaaaataacATCTACTTGCTTGTTTTGTGAGAAAAAATAACATCTTTTTCAAATTTACATTGTTTTTAAGCTCCTTATGTTTATAGGTTTCCAtcttttcttcacaaacaactAGTCCTAGTACTTCAATTTGGAGCCTATTTTTACTTTTGCACATTTTCAAGAAGCTAGGTATTTCATGTTTGAAGAAACATTAGCCTTGGAATTTGTAGACACTTGACTGCTTAGATGAATCATAACAATAATGGAATGAAAAATTCTGGTAACATGTGGTAGCTTTTTTTAGTGTGAAATGCTTGAGAAAATATGTTGTGGCGGGGATTCTATTAGAGAATGTAGTATGTGTTTGGttgttttttatgaaaaaacgATTTTTACTATAGATATGTCATGCAAGAATCTGTTGGTTGGTGATGTCATATCATACAtacttatttattttaatgataaacgaaatattttcaaaattttaaatatattaagtatttaaaatataaaataataatcaagTACTTTTGGGATGAAATGTGTATTTAAAAGTAATTATTATCTTGAAGGGATATAAAAAGATGGAGTCTTGGAAGATTGTTTTAGAGAATGTGATCTATGTGACTTTATTTTGGAAGAATAAAACCAATGATGACAACTACTTTCAAAAATTGCCTTAATTCTCTTCATTTTACTTTTGCAAGAGGTCATTCCGTTGTATATATGCTGTAAATCGAGTAACAATTGAGTTTGCACAGTTAGCCGTTATTTTGCTCATTGAAAGCAAAAGCCAAATCTCCAAGTATGTGACCATCCAGTTAACTCAGTGCTAAGTGCAATGTGTATGTCTTTCATGTGCAGTTCAGTGTCATTTTCATCAGGACCCCTCGGTTAAAAACGTTTTGAAATTTGACTCGGTTGTTTTTGCAGTTTCTAGACGGTTGGGTTATATTTGCAGAGTATGCAAGACCAAGACCTCCCATCCCATCACTCAACAACGGACCTCCTCAGGGTTGGCAGTGATTTAACCTTCTGAGAAGAATCCATGCTCACCGAAATCCAAATATACGATAACGAAGAAACCTTCTGTCTCGTAATCCATTCCTCTCTGCAGTGCACTTCTCTGTAGATTACATTGAGACATGCATCGCTTGttacatgttttgtttgtaGTTTCTCCGAAATATTTATACTAGTACTTATTCTGGGTGCTTGTTTGTTGGCTGTAATTGATAGATTATTAATTATTTGGCATTCGGTGGACCACTTGAAAATATGTCATGAAACATTTAAAGAGTCAAATAGATCATTACGAGCTTGATGTATCTGAGGACCTGtgatttaaaataatgattCTCTTCCCAAACTATGTTGTTTGctggctgaaagaaagaaagaagtcGAAGATTTATTGTGTTACTGATATGTAGATTAGTTTGGTCTTGATTCTAGTTTCTACTACAACAAGGTCGCAAGTTCTTTCAGCGATAAAACTTCTTTGAGACGCTATTTCACGACAATTTTTTTGTCAACACAATGGTTTTGTACATTGAGAGAGAGATTGTTAATGATATAGATTTAGAGCACGTAATTGATAAGTTTGATCTTTTGAAATTCTATCTAAGCCCCCTTTATAAAAATCGTAGCTATGCCGCTGGCCGTCGATTACTGTACACCCATGAAGAAGCACCAAAATTTCTAGTCTTTCTTAAAGCCATCCTAGATTCGAACTAGCTAGCCAGAGGCACAATACAATGTTAGTACACCAGATAGAAGAGTGAATGGACAGACGCTAACAATTGACAGTGAACCCAAAAGATTCCAACAAAACATAAATAGTacaagaattttatttattctCTACCAGCTTTAAAAGAATCGGCAAAACATATTGGTTCGATTAACATGGATGTTCTGTAAGTGAAAACTGAATGAAAACCTGATCAATATTACTGGAGCAGCACCAGAATCTTTATCCATGAAATATAAGCTAGATCATCGAATCATACCGAACATGAGCCCGCTCGATCTGTTTCTCCATCCTCCATTCCAGCCATTGTATCATACAAAGGCCGGTTCAAAGTCTCCGGTAAGTAAAACGCCAAAAACCCTCCTAAAGCCCCACAAACCCCAAATACCAAAAATGGGATTCCATCTCCCAAGACAACGATGAATGGCACCAATATTGCTCCCATTTGTGCTGCTTGTGTCGCGCATCCAAGCGCTGCATTCCGAACGACCGTTGGAAACAACTCTATGGTATAAATAAACAACAAATTGTAAGTTCCGGCCATTCCAAATATCCCCAATACACCGCAAACCATTCGGATCGTCTTCCAAATACCGTAGCCCTTTAACAAGGCTCCCGCAATACAAAAGGCTCCGCTAAACCATTGTGTCCCTATGGCTAAAGGCTTTCGGCCATACTTATCTAACAAGAGTGCGGTTAGCAGATATGCAGGCATTTCAGCCACTGCATTGAGCAAAACATTTAGATACAGATTGGTTCCGAGATTTACCGCATTTAAACTCAGCCCATAATAGACAATCGAGCATAAAAAGTTGATGCCAACAGCTAGGAATAAACGGTTACGTGTCAGTGGCGAACGAACCACATCCACCAAGGATCCCGTTACTGCTTCTTTCGATTCAAGTTCGGTTATATCAGAAGCTCTATCTTTATATTTATCCGGTGTTTCACTCGCCTCTTCATCCAGGGCGAGGGTGACACCATCAGGAATGTCATTTCCATTAGATTTAGCGATTTGACACATGATTTTCATGGCACGTTTCGTCTTTCCTCGGATGAGACACCATCGAGGGGACTCGGACACGAATGGTAGGATGATTACAAGGAAGAGAATGGATGGAATCGAAGATGCGACATAAAGGGCTCGCCATGATCGAAAAATGTAAGCTACACCTGAAAGCACTGCTATCCCAGCTGAGAAGAAATAGAATGTGGACATTCCTGCGATTCCACGCTTACTAGGGCCGACAGGTTCTGTTGCTAGGACAAAAGCACACAGGCCAACTCCGCCGGTGCTGAATCCGGTGAGGAGACGAAAGAGAGCATAGGTATAGTAATCTGGAGAAAGTGCAGTAAGACAACCAAAAATGGCATTCAAGATGCATACCACCATTAGTGAACCTTTCCTTCCCAGTTTAGAATCTGAAAGGTGGCCAAATACTCCAGCACCTGAAAAAATATATGCCAAAATCTTGATGTTACATTTAATCTAGGctgcaatttttttatttcagaaTGGAAAGATATCAACGTATTTCAAATCTTATCTGTTAACTTCTTTTTACACAAACTTATAAATTTGTCCATCATGGTTTGGACATCAAATCTGCATGTGCTTAGTATATTGATATCCAATATTATATGAAAAAACACAATAAGCTATTATATCTATAAACTTTCCTCGCATGCGCCATGCCCTCAAGGATCAAAAGgaacaagaaagaaaagagaCGCATTTATATTTTAGGAAAATAGTTTTTCTTGCTTAGAGTTAACTTATTCGATTTTGGGTTTTGGTTTACACactaaattttcaatatttcgttttaatatattttttagttttCAGCTATTTTTGTTTACGTGATATCGAAAAATAATTATGTGACATCGTAAAATACTCGCATTACATTGAATATTGTTGATTTATCAGATGTCACATCACCAAGTTGAccaaaatagtcgaaataaaaAGTTAGTGTATCAAAATCGAACATTAGAAGCGTAATATATAAACCAAACCCAAAATTTTACAAGTTAATGGACAAAATAAACATATTCAATATGTCAATTTCGTTTTCGAGTACTTTAATATTGTGACAATTTTATAGACAAACATATAAAATTAATCCATATAATTGCTTCAGCCAGGGGCGGAGCcatagaattttaaactctagaattttttaaaattttaaattgatatacccgggctaatatcatattattctaaaattatacaaaatttacctataaattttttcaaaaaaaattgggcCACCCGGGCTAAAGCTCGGGCAGAAAGCCCACGTAACTCCGCCTCTGGCTTCAGCCATTAATGCCACCCTTTGTAACAtcacaaaaacttttgtgaaatcgatcttttatttgagtcatccatgaaaaaatattaatttgtatATCAAAAGTATTACTCATTGATGCGATCCGGGTGAAATGAGTGAGCGGAGTCGGGTGttccaccggatctgctataaaaatgatgaatgaaataagagcaatgtagatatctgaaccagaagcttctttcccgggcggagaggatttcctgcactcaagaaggtaaccacggtgaatgggcgccggaggggggtccggcgtggccactccgatgcttaagtcactgaatgattcaagccaaaaaccaatgtaaccaagtgatggttgtgatattggtgtgaatgaatgaatgtaaatgtaaagagagaacctggtatttatagtaggagaagtaatgatgacctcgttctccgtgctacctactaattatagtaggacggctgagcacaccctatattctgacatgtcaaatctcatactggtcacatccagcccatctgattttgtcaacccATCGGCCTGATGTCAGAGATGGGACAGTCGCCAACATCCTATTCTGCAAGTATACTCGAGTGCGGTactcatatcgaggtggcccgggtagaaAGTTTCCGGGAGCTTAAACGAGAGCCCGTGTGTCCGGTGGCCCGGGGAGGAGACGTCTCAGGCATTCACCCGCCCGGCTCCTGATGAACCCTTCCTGCCGACTTATCCTGATTCTGGTCATCCATCCAGTATCCTGGGTCGTCCATGCCTCGTGCACAAGAATCGTCCATGACTCGGGCACAACCCGGGCTATCCCGAGGGTatcatcactccctccttaaatagtcgggctagagtcatactcgctgtcccgattagtCTTGTGTGCCCGATCatggaaaatatttagtttgtatgtaaaagcatcgggggcttcatGTATCCCTAGAGATGGGATGAAATGCCGGAGTCCCGAGCCAAGTTTGAGAACCCtaggcttatgaataaccaaggtgcggagccttgggccggggagcatgtcccaggacttgggagtggtcgaggtgcggagccccaagccaggtttgagaaccctgggcttatggataaccaaggtacggagccttgggctggggagcatgtcccgggacttgagagTGGTCGAGGCGCGGAGCCCCAAGACAGGGTACGGATccttggacttaatagataaccggagtacgggtccccgggccagggtacgggtcccttgacttaaaagatgaccgaggtacgggtccccgggccagggtacgggtcctcgggccagggtacgggtccctggacttaatagataaccagggtgcgaagccctggccttcatgaatggtcgaggtacggagccctgaGCCAGGGTACgaatccctggacttaatagataaccggggtacgggtccccgggctagggtacgggtccctgaaCTAAAAGA includes:
- the LOC142523390 gene encoding organic cation/carnitine transporter 4-like codes for the protein MSGNFPSEYSRPNDPNLHRPLLGQDESASVNLAERLCVDDMLQKFCGEFGRWQLRHFVLTSMAWALEAFHTMVVIFADREPAWRCTSGGTAGCSAAAKSVCELEPGSWEWIGGGESSTVAEFGLVCGQKYKVGLVQALFFGGCMIGAGVFGHLSDSKLGRKGSLMVVCILNAIFGCLTALSPDYYTYALFRLLTGFSTGGVGLCAFVLATEPVGPSKRGIAGMSTFYFFSAGIAVLSGVAYIFRSWRALYVASSIPSILFLVIILPFVSESPRWCLIRGKTKRAMKIMCQIAKSNGNDIPDGVTLALDEEASETPDKYKDRASDITELESKEAVTGSLVDVVRSPLTRNRLFLAVGINFLCSIVYYGLSLNAVNLGTNLYLNVLLNAVAEMPAYLLTALLLDKYGRKPLAIGTQWFSGAFCIAGALLKGYGIWKTIRMVCGVLGIFGMAGTYNLLFIYTIELFPTVVRNAALGCATQAAQMGAILVPFIVVLGDGIPFLVFGVCGALGGFLAFYLPETLNRPLYDTMAGMEDGETDRAGSCSV
- the LOC142523209 gene encoding organelle RRM domain-containing protein 2, mitochondrial-like, with the translated sequence MAMRAAATTTATATSAATRGSGLRAMFSSLSSFPFNIPQTNVEKPPPAEPSTNLFVSGLSKRTTTEGLRTAFAKFGEVVHAKVVTDRVSGYSKGYGFVNYASLEDAASGIKGMDGQFLDGWVIFAEYARPRPPIPSLNNGPPQGWQ